In Cyclopterus lumpus isolate fCycLum1 chromosome 17, fCycLum1.pri, whole genome shotgun sequence, a genomic segment contains:
- the b3gnt5b gene encoding lactosylceramide 1,3-N-acetyl-beta-D-glucosaminyltransferase B codes for MFVNFRRIRKCQCVQLMTTCLVLSVVMVCWESLDNNVVSHIKSYSFRYLVNRFTYINKSLTIPREQARSFSNFRYLLDHSDKCAGQDVLLLLFVKTSPENIERRSAIRSTWGNETYIRNALGVTVKVVFALGTPPATVDVQELLIHEDRLSGDLIQQDFLDSFHNLTLKLILQFHWTHIRCAHARFLMTADDDIFVHMPNLVSYLQDMSSRGVTDFWVGRVHRGAPPIRSKDSKYYVPFEMYQWPSYPDYTAGAGYVVSRDVADKIYQATLTLNASLYIDDVFMGICANAVGVSPQEHIYFSGEGKAPYHICIYDRMMTSHGHVEDIYDLWTAATHPQVKQETSGLIGRLYCTAVKVSLLCKPYYFNTYPCKAAFL; via the coding sequence ATGTTTGTGAATTTCCGCCGGATACGAAAATGCCAGTGTGTGCAGCTGATGACCACCTGCCTGGTGCTATCAGTGGTGATGGTTTGCTGGGAGTCGCTGGACAACAACGTCGTCAGCCACATCAAGTCCTACTCGTTCCGTTACCTTGTCAACCGCTTCACCTACATCAACAAGAGCCTCACCATCCCACGTGAGCAAGCCAGAAGCTTCAGCAACTTCCGCTACCTGCTGGACCACTCGGATAAGTGCGCCGGCCaagacgtcctcctcctcctctttgtcaaAACATCCCCGGAGAACATCGAGAGGCGAAGTGCCATCAGATCCACCTGGGGCAATGAGACCTACATCCGAAACGCCCTGGGAGTGACAGTCAAGGTGGTGTTCGCCTTAGGAACACCTCCAGCCACGGTTGACGTTCAGGAGCTGCTCATCCACGAGGACCGCCTCAGTGGCGACTTGATCCAGCAAGACTTTTTAGACTCCTTCCACAACCTGACCCTGAAGCTGATCCTGCAGTTCCACTGGACGCACATCCGCTGTGCGCACGCTCGCTTCCTCATGACGGCGGACGACGACATCTTCGTCCACATGCCCAACCTGGTGAGCTACCTGCAGGACATGAGCAGCAGAGGCGTCACGGACTTTTGGGTTGGCCGGGTGCACAGAGGGGCGCCGCCGATCCGCAGCAAAGACAGCAAGTACTACGTGCCCTTTGAGATGTACCAGTGGCCGTCGTACCCCGACTACACAGCTGGGGCCGGGTATGTTGTCTCCAGGGACGTAGCGGACAAAATCTACCAAGCCACGCTGACCCTGAACGCCTCTCTCTACATAGACGATGTGTTCATGGGCATCTGCGCCAATGCTGTTGGTGTGTCTCCGCAGGAGCACATCTATTTCTCAGGTGAGGGCAAAGCGCCCTACCACATTTGTATCTATGACCGGATGATGACCTCACACGGTCACGTGGAGGATATCTATGACCTGTGGACGGCAGCGACCCACCCGCAGGTGAAGCAGGAGACTTCTGGACTTATTGGGAGGCTGTACTGCACAGCTGTGAAAGTGTCTCTCCTTTGTAAGCCATACTATTTTAACACCTACCCTTGCAAAGCAGCCTTTTTGTAA
- the setd9 gene encoding SET domain-containing protein 9 isoform X2 yields MYPGTVYQAYEPILLQSIKNPFIFRCIDGVLIDGNDKGISKMVFKSCSGRDRMGPFVMSDTSWLTSSPQNPLAVGQYVNNCSDETPANVCYQEYDVPDNFPTQLCQYLPNVNYSHDTQRPLRCVVLVSLRDITAGEELFSNYYTIVH; encoded by the coding sequence ATGTACCCTGGCACAGTCTATCAAGCCTATGAGCCAATTCTTCTCCAGTCCATCAAAAACCCGTTTATATTCAGGTGTATTGACGGTGTCTTGATTGATGGAAATGACAAAGGCATCTCCAAAATGGTGTTCAAGTCATGCAGTGGCAGGGACAGAATGGGGCCTTTTGTGATGAGTGACACCAGCTGGCTGACATCCAGTCCACAAAACCCACTTGCTGTTGGTCAGTATGTGAACAACTGCTCCGACGAGACGCCTGCTAACGTGTGCTACCAGGAATACGACGTACCGGACAATTTCCCCACCCAGCTCTGCCAGTATCTGCCTAATGTCAACTACAGCCATGACACACAGAGGCCTCTACGCTGTGTTGTCCTTGTATCACTCAGAGACATTACAGCAGGCGAGGAACTCTTCTCCAACTACTACACCATTGTGCATTAG
- the setd9 gene encoding SET domain-containing protein 9 isoform X1, whose translation MFRTAFKRFHNKWKSYRHRFVPWVLLNLSKNEKTLRQVTERSKDKLVPDEEVSKSLLQLFRVLLGSRGADHGELLVVQARFLGQITSEEDQCGGIAVCGEDAMLQSLGFCLDRKPSSLPSAGTGVFVTKGCVSKGAAVAMYPGTVYQAYEPILLQSIKNPFIFRCIDGVLIDGNDKGISKMVFKSCSGRDRMGPFVMSDTSWLTSSPQNPLAVGQYVNNCSDETPANVCYQEYDVPDNFPTQLCQYLPNVNYSHDTQRPLRCVVLVSLRDITAGEELFSNYYTIVH comes from the coding sequence ATGTTtagaactgcttttaaaagATTTCACAACAAATGGAAATCCTACAGACACAGGTTTGTACCTTGGGTGCTACTGAACCTGTCTAAAAATGAGAAAACTTTGCGGCAAGTGACCGAGCGCTCGAAAGACAAACTCGTCCCGGATGAGGAGGTTTCCAAGAGCCTGCTGCAGCTCTTCAGAGTCCTGCTCGGGAGCCGTGGGGCGGATCATGGGGAGCTCCTAGTTGTTCAAGCTCGCTTCCTCGGGCAAATAACAAGTGAAGAAGACCAGTGTGGGGGTATTGCAGTGTGTGGAGAGGATGCCATGTTACAGTCTCTGGGATTCTGCCTTGATCGGAAACCGAGTTCTTTACCCTCTGCAGGCACTGGAGTGTTTGTCACCAAAGGATGTGTCTCCAAAGGAGCTGCAGTGGCGATGTACCCTGGCACAGTCTATCAAGCCTATGAGCCAATTCTTCTCCAGTCCATCAAAAACCCGTTTATATTCAGGTGTATTGACGGTGTCTTGATTGATGGAAATGACAAAGGCATCTCCAAAATGGTGTTCAAGTCATGCAGTGGCAGGGACAGAATGGGGCCTTTTGTGATGAGTGACACCAGCTGGCTGACATCCAGTCCACAAAACCCACTTGCTGTTGGTCAGTATGTGAACAACTGCTCCGACGAGACGCCTGCTAACGTGTGCTACCAGGAATACGACGTACCGGACAATTTCCCCACCCAGCTCTGCCAGTATCTGCCTAATGTCAACTACAGCCATGACACACAGAGGCCTCTACGCTGTGTTGTCCTTGTATCACTCAGAGACATTACAGCAGGCGAGGAACTCTTCTCCAACTACTACACCATTGTGCATTAG
- the eif4a2 gene encoding eukaryotic initiation factor 4A-II: MSSDSADYNSSKDHEGPDGMEPDGIIESNWNEITDNFDDMSLKETLLRGIYAYGFEKPSAIQQRAIIPCIKGYDVIAQAQSGTGKTATFAISILQQLDLEMKETQALVLAPTRELAQQIQKVILALGDYMGAACHACIGGTDLRTEIQKLQAEAPHIVVGTPGRVFDMLNRGHLSAKFIKMFVLDEADEMLSRGFKDQIYEIFQKQSTNIQVVLLSATMPAEVLEVTKKFMREPIRILVKKEELTLEGIKQFYINVEREEWKLDTLCDLYETLTITQAVIFLNTRRKVDWLTEKMHARDFTVSALHGDMEQKERDVIMREFRSGSSRVLITTDLLARGIDVQQVSLVINYDLPTNRENYIHRIGRGGRFGRKGVAINFVTEDDKRILRDIETFYNTTVEEMPMNVADLI; this comes from the exons ATGTCTAGCGATTCTGCTGATTACAACAG CTCAAAAGACCATGAGGGGCCTGATGGAATGGAGCCTGATGGTATCATTGAG AGCAACTGGAATGAGATTACGGACAACTTTGATGATATGAGCCTGAAGGAGACTCTTCTGAGGGGAATATATGCTTATGGTTTTGAAAAGCCATCTGCTATTCAGCAAAGGGCTATCATACCTTGCATCAAAG GCTATGATGTCATTGCCCAGGCCCAGTCGGGCACTGGCAAGACGGCCACGTTTGCTATCTCTATCTTGCAGCAACTGGACTTAGAGATGAAGGAGACTCAGGCTCTGGTGCTTGCTCCCACCAGAGAGCTGGCTCAGCAG ATTCAGAAGGTCATTCTGGCTCTGGGTGACTACATGGGGGCAGCCTGCCATGCCTGCATCGGTGGGACAGATCTCCGCACTGAAATACAGAAACTCCAGGCTGAGGCCCCTCACATAGTGGTCGGCACACCAGGACGAGTGTTCGACATGCTTAACAGGGGACACTTGT CTGCCAAATTTATCAAGATGTTTGTTctggatgaagctgatgagaTGTTGAGTCGAGGCTTTAAAGATCAAATCTATGAGATCTTCCAGAAGCAGAGCACAAACATTCAA gTGGTGCTGCTCTCTGCCACCATGCCGGCAGAGGTGTTGGAGGTGACCAAGAAGTTCATGCGAGAACCCATTCGCATTTTGGTGAAGAAAGAGGAGCTCACCCTCGAGGGCATCAAGCAATTCTACATAAATGTGGAGCGAGAG GAATGGAAGCTGGACACCCTGTGTGATCTGTATGAAACGCTGACAATCACCCAGGCGGTCATTTTCCTCAACACCAGGAGAAAAGTTGACTGGTTGACTGAGAAGATGCACGCTAGAGACTTCACCGTCTCTGCTCTG CATGGTGATATGGAGCAGAAGGAGCGCGATGTGATTATGAGGGAGTTCAGGTCTGGCTCAAGCAGAGTGTTGATCACTACTGATCTTCTG GCTCGAGGAATTGATGTCCAGCAGGTTTCCTTGGTCATTAACTATGACCTTCCTACAAACCGAGAGAACTACATTCATAG AATTGGCCGTGGTGGCCGCTTTGGCAGAAAAGGAGTTGCGATCAACTTTGTCACTGAGGACGACAAGAGGATTCTTCGGGATATCGAGACGTTTTACAATACTACCGTGGAGGAGATGCCCATGAATGTGGCTGACCTGATTTGA